In the Thermodesulfobacteriota bacterium genome, one interval contains:
- a CDS encoding GTP-binding protein translates to MSKEKFARGKPHLNIGTIGHVDHGKTTLTAAITKV, encoded by the coding sequence ATGTCTAAGGAGAAATTTGCGCGGGGGAAGCCGCACTTGAACATAGGTACGATAGGACACGTGGACCACGGTAAGACCACGCTCACTGCGGCGATAACGAAGGTAT